One window of Oreochromis niloticus isolate F11D_XX linkage group LG23, O_niloticus_UMD_NMBU, whole genome shotgun sequence genomic DNA carries:
- the LOC109196928 gene encoding uncharacterized protein LOC109196928 encodes MNPSAALCIPPSSTTAEPQASAADGAASGVKMKSPVPLPQELAFLLKETTGPSSDAACTSVRKVLTFEDSSEDAPSAQPAIPVPVPGYEHDLSSWNCSPHQRLWMKIELQDLGLWPWSRPVRHPGNAISLWGLPPQPELIDTVADLPSPNFFQLHSFFIWKPESAIMIRACSRNWFADNPRWLEKLPERFTNLLPAFLMCKKAICL; translated from the exons ATGa ATCCATCTGCGGCGCTGTGCATACCACCGTCCAGTACAACTGCTGAACCTCAGGCATCTGCAGCCGATG GTGCAGCCTCAGGTGTGAAGATGAAGTCACCTGTGCCCCTCCCACAGGAGCTGGCATTTCTACTAAAGGAGACCACAG GACCCAGTTCAGATGCTGCTTGCACATCTGTGCGCAAAGTGCTTACTTTTGAAGACAGCAGTGAAGATG CTCCTTCAGCTCAGCCAGCCATTCCAGTTCCAGTGCCTGGTTATGAGCATGACCTCAGCAGCTGGAATTGTTCTCCACATCAGAGGTTGTGGATGAAGATTGAGCTTCAGGATCTTGGACTGTGGCCTTGGTCTCGACCAGTGCGTCACCCAGGGAACGCGATTTCACTCTGGGGTCTCCCTCCACAACCTGAGCTCATAGATACAGTGGCTGACCTACCATCGCCAAATTTCTTCCAGCTCCACTCCTTCTTTATTTGGAAACCTGAGAGTGCTATCATGATCAG GGCTTGTAGCAGGAACTGGTTTGCTGACAATCCACGATGGCTGGAGAAACTGCCCGAAAGGTTTACCAACCTTCTCCCTGCTTTTCTGATGTGCAAAAAGGCCATCTGCCTATGA